Below is a genomic region from Lycium ferocissimum isolate CSIRO_LF1 unplaced genomic scaffold, AGI_CSIRO_Lferr_CH_V1 ctg6374, whole genome shotgun sequence.
TCATGTCTTTAAGCTACAGTAGGTTGCCTGCTACAATTACTAGTGACAGGGATCCTTTCTTCCTCAGTAATTTTGGCAGGAATTATTCACCTTGCAAGGTGTCCAACTACAAAGATCCCTTTGTTTATCATCCTCGTACGGACGGTCAAACTAAGTTTTTGAATAGGACAGTTGAGACTTACTTGAGATGTTTTTGTTCTGATTGTCCTACTGAGTGGTCTAAATATTTGCCTCTAGTTGAATGGTAGTATAATACCTCATATCATACTGCTATAAGGTGCACCCCATATGAGGTTTTGTATGGTAAAAAACCTCCTACCCACCTTCCTTATTAAGCTGGAGAATCATCTGGTGGACAGGTCTTTGGTTAATAAGGAAGCTATTATACTCCTCTTGAAGTTTCACATTTCAAGAGCTCAGCAAAGGATGAAGGATCTTGCAGACAAACACAGGTCTGATAGGTGACAAACACGGAGTGCGATAGGTGTTTTTGAAGCCAGAGATTGGGTTTACTTGAAACTCAACCTTATGAGAAAGCCTACCGCTATCGCCCCCTATAACAAGCTAGCTGCTAAGTATTTTGATCCTTATATGCTTGAGGCTAAGGTGGGAGCTGTTGCCTACAAGTTATTGTTACTATCTGAGGTGCTTATTCATCCTATAGTCCATGTTTCACAATTGAAGAAGTGCCATGCACTTCCCACTACTTTTACTCATCTTCCTGTGGTTCACATTTCTAGTCCCTTTTGTCTTGATCCGACACCATACTTGATAGGAGGCTTGTCAAGAGGGGTAATAAGGTTGTTGTTCAGTTTTTGTCAGTGGATGAGACATGGATGTTGCTTGATGAAACTTGGGAGTATGTTTCGAGTGCGTTAAACACATGTTTCCTTCCTTCAAGACTTGAGGTCAAGTCTGATCTTTTGTGGGGGATATTGTTACAATAATGTAACAATCGAGTATATGATCATCATAGCATAAAGATGAGCAAGACAAGAAGAGCATAAAGAAAGCAGCTGCACAGTCGAGGAGTTGAGAATTATGTCCAAGAGTTAGTTACAGTTTGAAAGTTAGTTACTGATCCTTATTATTAGTTAGTTAAATGACAGGCTGTCCATCTTGTTAGGAGAGTTAATGACAGCTGTAGCTCATGGAGTAGAAGTTAATCATTAGCATAGGATCTATAAATACTTGTAATCACaattcatttactcattcatgAATATACAACATCAAATTCTATTCTCTCTACTTTTCTCTCTTAGCTTTATCTCGATTAATACCCTGAATTGCTAACTGCAAATCTTCAATTAGAACCCTGGATGTCTTATCCTTATTATCCCTATTCCATTGTTGACTAATATACACTTCGATATACATCAATATACACCtgatatataataaatatacatcAAATTAAATCCAAAGTGGAAAAGTGTCAACTACTACTGGTGAAAATGCGACGGATGGACGTGTGCGAACTCTAATTTCGAATGCAACTGTTGAGACTTCAGGTGGGATTAGAAATGCtcaaattgccaaaaaaaataacCACCAAGTTGACAATGGTTGGGCTGTAGTTACACATCGAAAATCACCCGGAATTAGGATTAATGAACATACGAACTTTCTCAAAATTTTTTGTCACATAATCCTTTTCGAGCTATTGCTCAAAGTGATAATTTGGTACCACCGAGATTTTAGCTACTACAGATAGAGTGCAAAAAAGAGAACCGGGGCGAAATTAATGCCCAACTCAATTGATAATGTAGGGGTAAGATCAAGAGTTAAAGTCTATGAATTACAAGTTGATTAAAGGGGCGAGAAAATAAATGCTACACGTGAGATTCAGTGTTGATGTTGGGTAGCGTGTTGTTGACAACGAGAACGCTACTAGGCGAGACTAGTGCAAATCGTTTTTGACAATGCTAGGGATCTTGACTACGAGGCGTTGAATATGGAAATAAGCAACACAAAGATAATTCAACTTCGACGGAGATAAGCAAGGAGCAACCTGGACAACTAAATAATGATTTAGTTCAGGTAATTAACGAGGTTTCGTCCAAGTCTAAGACATGGGTAGAACAGGTTAAAGATGGAGAATATCTAATTAATGGTAGTGAAAGAAAAAGCTTACAGGAGAATAGCTCACCAATTTCGGGTAGTAATCTCAACTATAGTGCACCAATTTTTGTGCTTAAGAGCAGTAGAAAAATTACAACTCAGGTGACTACTCCAATTGGTAGCAATCAGCAACATAAAGGTTGTGGTGTTACACCTCTAGCTAAGCATATTTGCACAATCAGTACCACATATCCTGGGCATATGCGGTAGCAAGCAACATCACCTACAGCTTATGATATTGATTTGGGCGATGATGATGACATGTACGATGGGGATGCTAATGCTAGACATGCTTTGATAAGGTGGCCAAGGATGGAGATCTCTCACCTAGGCAACAAAGAAGTGGAAGTaacaaaagcaaaaagaagACACATGAAAGGCAACATAATTGGGATGGTAGGGTGACTGAGTAATTTGTTCCAAGGCAACCATACTTTCCCTCCGAAATCCAAAAACTTTGATTTCTCATAAGATGTCAGCGGAGTCCTAAAAGCAACATTCGCCGATCCCTAATCTACATCGTTTATGATTGAGACTAGGATGATATCTCATCGTCTTCGAGCCCCCAACTTTTCAATTGAATCTTGCTCTTAGGCCTTTTAATTAAAAGCCCTGACTGACTCAGGGTTGACTATAAATTCCTTCTGCCTCTGCCACGTGCCCGGACAAGAGTCTTCACCGATACATCTATTACCCATACAACACTAACATACAAATAAATAATACTCCTGCTTAATagtactaaataaatttaatttttagtagAGTATCGGGTGGTCTTTGTAAAATATGACCAGATCATTTTAAGGACACCATATACGAAAACAAGCGAAAAAAATACACACGATCTTCATAACAATGATTGGGCCATTGTTCCCCCAGTTTTTCTTATCTATATAGATGACGAACTTCGCTTTAAAAAATCTCTCTTGTATAAGAAATATGGTGAACATAGAGATATGTTACTATTTGTTTTTAGTTGTTGTAGCAGAACTTTGTTCACAGCCTGCTGTAGCTGGTTCACCAGTGAAGTTTCTTCCAGGATTTCAAGGAGCACTTCCTTTTCAACTTGAAACTGGGTCAGAAATTAAAGTCTGAACTAAGTCTATTTTAGTCTCCTCAATATGTTTGTTgataccttttttctttttcatttttatgctCTTCGTTTGCCACCTTGAGCTGAGGATCCAtaagaaacaacctctctacctcccaaaggtaggggtaaggtcttcGTACACTCTATCCTTCCAGACCCCATTCATCACTGgcgatattgttgttgttgctcttcgTTTGCTAGAAAGTCGGCACATTAGTTTGTCACCTCCAAATACGTTTGTTGTTTTGTGTGGGAATTTTCCACATATTTATTATTGTTTAGTTTTTGAAGTGAATTAATTAAAACTCGTATGACAGAAAAATAATTGATTGGTGTTTCCAGGTATATTGGAGTAGGTGATTATGAAGATGTGCAATTATTCTACTACCAGTGAATTTGCTGCGCTTTGCGCGGtcattaaaataaattagtaaatttataataagtattttataattttaattctATAAGTTTCTTTGGTAGATTCTTAattctataagaaaaaatatatgataaaaCTTTTGTGATTCATCCTTAATAAAATTGTGTTGacattaaagaaaattataaagTTGTTTTCCGTAGTaaatttataataaatattttataattttaattctATAAGTTTCTTTGGTAGATTCTTAattctataagaaaaaatatatgataaaaCTTTTGTGATTCATCCTTAATAAAATTGTGTTGacattaaagaaaattataaagCTGTTTTCCTTAgtaaattaattattatttttaccaTCATAAAAATTTCTCTATCTAACATGTGTCATTATATTTTTCGAATTTGATTCCTCTCCACTACCCTTTTACTCCTCTTTTTTAAGTACACATTTGGATGAGTGACAtttgggataattttttttagtattcTAGACAACCAATATGGAATGAACGAAGTAACTTAATAGTAAGTATTTTCACCATAGTTAAGTGGATGACTTTGGAAAAATGCTCTCCAACTTTGGTAAGAAAAAAGATTTTCTCCACAAATTTTGGCACCCATTAATATCATTAAGTTTGTTTTATACCAAAatctttaaattattatttcaagtgaagacatacaaatatatgggaaaaaaaaaaaactaaaatacgTATGCCAGAAAATacatatggaaaaaaaaacttcatcATATACTATATTTCTTGAGAAACATCCTCAAGAAATCTCTTAATTGGAGAAGAGAACTTAACGctcattttataaataaattaaaagacaTGTAACGTAAGTCCAGTGTATTCCTTTTCTATTTAAGGGTTGTTCGTAAAGAATATTAATTgtcataaaaaattaatttatgagTGTATTTAGAGGTATTAAGAACTTGGAAGACTTTTGGGCTTGATTAAGTCCCCTCTCACCTTATATTcctatttaattattatttataaataacattagtaaaaatatattttacaataAGAGAAACATAATATGAGGGAGAAACAGAAAACGacccaaaaggaaaaaaggaataGATGTAAAATGTATGATTTAAAACAGGGGAATTTCAAAACTAATAAACCCTCCATGAACCACAAGACTGATggcatgcctttcattttttgttgCCACCAATAGTACTGATACCGTCATCCACTGATGTTGGATTATCATACAAAGAGATCGCACAAAAAGAAAGGTAAATAAACCCTAGTGTGGAAGAAAGAGAGTAAGAGAGAGATTTGTCTTTATTTCTGAAAAATGggaaaataagtgaatgaaTGCAACCTCATACAACCCCCGTCCTTACATAACTAATAGACCGGGTCATTTACAATTAGGCCtaatatgaatatacaaattTCAACAAGTAAAATGAATGTACACTTAATGGACCTCAGGACTAATACTACTATTATCTaacaccctcccccccccctcaaGCTTGCCCAAAATATAGTGATGTGATGATCCTGGCAAGGCCTTAGTTAAGATTTCAGCAAGATGTTCAGTGGTAGAGACATGATGGAGGGAAATCAGGCCAGCAACCAAGCAATCCCAGACATAGTGGCAATCAATGTCAACGTGTTTCGTACGCTCATGGAAAACCGGATTCTTTGCTATATGGAGAGTAGCCTGACTATCAAAAAAAACAGGAATaggaaaagaaaaggttaaacTAAGATCTCCAAACAAATGAACCAGCCATGAAATTTCAGCAACCACTTTTCTTAAGGCTCGGTATTCAGCCTCAGcagaagaaagagaaattgtGGGTTGTTTCTTGCATTTCCAAGAGATAGGACAACCACCAAACATAATGTAAAACTCAGTAATGGACTTACGCGACTCAGTGCAGGCACCCCAATCGGAATCAGAAAAAGCCAATAAGGAGACATCAGAAGAAGCAGATAACAGCATACCCAAATCAAGGGCATTAAACAAATATCTCAACACATGAATGGCAGCTAACATGTAAGGAACCTGAGGCTACTGAAGAAATTGACCGAGGTGTTATACAACAAAGGCAATATCAAGCCTAGTATGCTATAAATAATTCAACTTGCCAACTAATCTCCTTTATGTTGTGGGATCAGAAATGGCCTCACCCATGTCAGCAGTTAGTTTAAGAGAGGACTCAAGAGGAGTTACAACAGGACTGAATTGGTCATAGTGAAATTCATCTAGCAAGTCAGTAGCGATCACCTCTAAACCCAAGAAATAATGGATAGAACTCAGGTCTTTGATTTTGAACTGGGTATCGAAAAATGATTTCAAACTAACCAATTCAGTAACATCATCACCAGCTAATAAAATGTCATCTACATAAATAACCAATACAACCAAGGAAGAACCAGTGGACTTGGTGAATAGAGAGTAATCATTCTTACTTGAAATGTAGCCTCTTGAGAGCAAAGCTTCAGACAATTTAGAATACCATTGCGTGGAAGCCTACTTAAGGCCATAGAGTGACTTCTTGAGCTTGCAAACCAATGGAACAGTGGAAGAAACAGGAACAATCACTTGAAGGCCAAGGGGAATCTTCATGTAAACTTCTTCATGGAGATCACCATGAAGGAAAGCATTGTTGACATCTAATTGATACACCACCCAGTTCCTTTTGGCAGCTAAGGAGAGAAGGCATTTGATGGTGGTAAATTTCACCACTGGAGAAAATGTTTTAGTGTAGTCAATACCCTCTTTTTGAGTGTCACCTCTAATGACAAGTCTGGCCTTATACCTCTCAACTGTTCCATTAGATCTCTATTTGATTTGTACACCCATTTACAAGGGACAGGTTTCTTGTGGGGAGGAAGAGGCACAATATCCCAAGTATTATTTGCCTCAAGAGCTTGAAATTCATGTAGCATTACCTCTTGCCAAGCAGGATGAGGGGCAGCCTGTTGGTAGTATTGAGGTTCATGCAAGTGCAGCTCAGTAGTAGGAATCTTGGAATTTACAGAAACAAGATGTGAAGAAAGTACATAATTACAGATAAAATCAGGGAGATAAGAAGGTCTGGTGGACTATCTGGTGGGCTGCCTAGTAGGAGGAGGGTGAACAGGTAGAGAAGGAGCAGGTGAGATAGGAGCATCAGAGGAAATAAGGGAAGAAGGTGAGGCTGGAGGGATAGAAGGAGAAACAGATGGTTGGGGATGATCATCTGTAAAGAATGCAGGAGGAGAAGGAAAGATAGAAGGATCAGAAATGGAATAGGTAAAGAGATGCTCATGAAAGATAACATCTctggagaaaaaaatggagtGAGTGGATAGATTGAGTAGTTTATATCCCTTTTTACCACATGGATACCCTAAAAAGACACAAGTTATGGCCCTGGACTGAAACTATTCCTCCCAGGTTTGGGTGTTATAGCATAAGTAAGACAGCCAAAAgatttcatatgtatataagtggGAGGAATGCTATGTAACTTTTCAAATGGGGAAATATTTCCTATGGCAGAAGAAGGCATTCTATTGATGATATAGGTAGCAGTAAGAACACAATCTCCCCAGTACTTGGTAGGTAGATGAGACTGGAAAAGTAAAGCTCTAGAAGTTTCTACGAGATGCTTATATTTTCTTTCAACCACCCCATTTTGTTATGGGGGTATGAGGGATTGTAGTTTAATGGAGGATGCCATTGGCAGAGAAGAAAGCAGTAGCAGCTCAACTCAAATGCATTGTCAAACCTGAAAGTACGAACAGAGGAATTGAAATGAACTTTGACCATTTTGGTGAAAGCTTGGATGATGGAAAGAGCATTACTTTTGCAAGAAAGGAGATGAGTCCATGTTACCCTAGTGTAATCATCTACTAAGGTAAGGAAATATCTAAACCCATTATAAGTTCTAGTGTGGTAAGGTCCCCATATGTCAATGTGTACTAATTGAAAAAAGGCAGTAGAATGAATTTCACTGCTAGGGAAAGGCAATCTTTGTTGTCTTGCCATGGGATATATAGGGCAAACAAAGGATTGTTTGGTAGAAATTTTGTTGGACAAAAAGGAATTGAGTGCATTCTATGAAATGGCATATGCCCTAATCTTTAATACCAAAACAAATCCActttattaacaacatcatgATTTTTACAAGGAAGAACAGAAACATTACAAGTAATAGTGGATTCATCACAAACAGTACTTGGATTTATAGATGAAGAACTATTACAAACAAGATCAGAGGTTCCATGAGGCACAGCTGGAatattggaaatggaatgaACAATAGTAGAATCTGGAAGTAAATCAGACAGCAAAAGATATAAACCATGTGTTGCTCTACCAATTTCCAGTGGCCTCTTTAAAGAAGGGCCCTGTAAAAAGCAAGAAGAAACACTGAATGTAGCTAAGCATTGTAATTGATGCAAAAGTTGATAAACATAAATGAGATTGAATTGAAATGAAGGAACCAAGAGGACATTATGCAAAGTGATGTCCTGCCTAAGATGCAGGGATCCAGTGGACACCACTTTGACTTTATATCCATTTGGCAAAGGAATTAAGTAAGGTTTTGATAAAGGTTGAAGGTTGTGAAGAGATTGTTTGTGTGGGGTCATGTGATTAGTGGCACCTGAATCTAAAATCCAAGGATTTCTACCTAGCTGAGCAGACAAACAATGAACAAAATGTTGAACTTCAGGAAGATGGCACATACCTGCAAAATTGGCAAAGCCAACTTGGTCTGTAGATGAACCTTGTGGCTGTTGGAATAGATGCATAATGTGTTGGTATTGCTCTGGGCTGAACCCATATGGAGTAAAATCAGCACTGGCAACACTAGGGAATTCATAGGGGTGACAGATTTATTAGAAGGAGGAGTGTCAATTTGTACGCAAGCAGCAGTCCTGTCATTTGATCTCTTGTTCTTTGTAAACTTGAAATCAGCAGGATAGCCATGTAATCTGTGACACTTCTCCATAACATGACCAGTTCTTTTACAGTACTTGCAATATAAGGAGGAGTTTGTTGGAGAACTAGATTTTCTTAGATCAAAATTTACTTTCTGAGGGTAAAATTGTGGTTTATGCTGAGAGAGACCATTGCTAGAAGATGAAGCAGAGAATGGTCTATTGGAAGGACCATTGGATGAAGCATAAAAGGATGCTGAGTCTCTAGAAAATCCAGTAGGTGGTggtgtcataccctattttaaccggggttaaaatagtttacaacatccgggtaattccggggttatttaaagttaaggagtcgccacctaattatttacggtgaattagggcacctaaggttaattaaagtaattatctaaaatcgatttgtttttaaagtctacgaaactaAAAAGAGCtgagtaagggttcaactaacttaaagggaaggtattaggcatcctctaagttccattaaaatatttaatccgaccggactcaaatttaattaggctaagtataAGTGTAACATTTTAAATGTTTGGAAAATagtttataaatgttgctaaggttttaaataaaaatatagtaatgtTATTCAAAATAAGActtatagaaaatataatagtttgtatacaagaagaactttaacggctat
It encodes:
- the LOC132045227 gene encoding uncharacterized protein LOC132045227 is translated as MTPPPTGFSRDSASFYASSNGPSNRPFSASSSSNGLSQHKPQFYPQKVNFDLRKSSSPTNSSLYCKYCKRTGHVMEKCHRLHGYPADFKFTKNKRSNDRTAACVQIDTPPSNKSVTPMNSLVLPVLILLHMGSAQSNTNTLCIYSNSHKVHLQTKLALPILQGPSLKRPLEIGRATHGLYLLLSDLLPDSTIVHSISNIPAVPHGTSDLVCNSSSSINPSTVCDESTITCNVSVLPCKNHDVVNKVDLFWY